One genomic window of Conger conger chromosome 9, fConCon1.1, whole genome shotgun sequence includes the following:
- the LOC133136767 gene encoding zinc-binding protein A33-like, giving the protein MAAQALIPEDDLCCSVCFDIFKEPVVLKCSHSFCRVCLEQYWEEKSSRECPICRRKASMEELLINLALRSIVESYLKQKTDRETAHKSEARCSLHGEKLLLFCKHDKETLCVVCHTSKKHTNHPVCPVEEAVLDLKEELKPALNLIKEKLKTFTENEQECKKTAEHVRSQTQHTERQIKEDFEKLHQFLREEEEARLAVLKEEGEVKSRVMEEKLADITRHISTLTDKITTIEKAMDTEDASLLKCTLQDPELLSGALIDVAKHLGNLKFRVWEKMLGMVQYTPVMLGPNTACAYLSLSDDLTSVRHTSTAPNCPDNPERFSPIVIVLGSEGFASGKHSWEVKVGSKTAWDLGVVKESIIRKGRITLNTEKGFWVFSLRNGDKYKAGGTTLTLERKPQSIRVQLDYDRGEVSFFDSSDMAHIHTFEDTFTERMYPLFSPGLTDGGRNDAPLQICPAKVSVTVTSSQ; this is encoded by the exons ATGGCAGCTCAAGCTCTGATTCCTGAGGATGATCTctgttgttctgtatgttttgatatttttaaagagcctgttgtTCTAAAATGTagccacagcttctgtagagtgtgtctggAGCAGTACTGGGAAGAGAAGAGCTCTCGagagtgtcccatctgcaggagaaaggcctCTATGGAGGAACTTCTTATAAACCTGGCCTTAAGAAGCATTGTGGAATCCtacttaaagcagaagactgaCAGAGAAACTGCACACAAGAGTGAGGCTCGCTGTAGTCTTCATGGGGAGAAACTTCTATTATTCTGCAAACATGACAAAGAAACTCTCTGTGTCGTCTGCCACacttcaaaaaaacacacaaaccacccagtctgcccAGTGGAAGAGGCTGTACTGGATCTGAAG GAGGAACTCAAGCCTGCACTTAATctcattaaagaaaaactgaagacgTTTACTGAGAATGAACAAGAGTGTAAGAAAACCGCAGAACACGTTAGG agtcaaacacagcacacagagaggcagataaagGAAGACTTTGAAAAGCTGCACCAGTTCCtacgagaggaagaggaggccagactagctgtactgaaggaggaaggggaggtgaAGAGTCGGGTCATGGAGGAGAAATTGGCAGACATCACAAGACACATCTCCACACTTACAGACAAAATCACCACTATTGAGAAGGCCATGGACACTGAAGATGCCTCCCTTTTAAAG tgcacactgcaggacccagagctgctctcaggggcactgatagatgtggccaaacacctgggcaacctgaagttcagagtctgggagaagatgctggggatggtgcagtaca ctcctgtgatgctGGGCCCCAACACTGCATgtgcctatctctctctctctgatgatctgACCTCTGTGAGACACACAAGTACAGCGCCGAACtgtcctgacaacccagagagGTTTTCCCCCATTGTGATtgtgctgggatctgaggggtttGCCTCGGggaaacacagctgggaggtgaaggTTGGGAGTAAAACTGCCTGGGATTTAGGAGTGGTGAAAGAGTCCATCATTAGGAAGGGAAGAATAACACTCAACACAGAGAAAGGATTCTGGGTCTTTTCCCTGAGGAATGGTGATAAGTACAAAGCAGGAGGTACTACACTCACACTGGAgaggaaaccccagagcatcagagtgcagctggactatgacaggggggaggtgtccttcttTGACTCCAGTGACATGGCCCACATTCACACTTTTGAAGACACGTTTACTGAGAGAATGTATCCATTATTTTCTCCTGGTTTGACAGATGGTGGTAGGAATGACGCCCCCCTGCAAATATGCCCAGCAAAGGTTTCTGTAACAGTGACATCATCCCAGTGA
- the LOC133136771 gene encoding zinc-binding protein A33-like: MQHTEGQIKADFEKLHQFLREEEEARLAVLKEEGEVKSRIMEEKLADITRHISTLTDKITAIEKAMGTEDASFLKSYQNIKDRAQCTLQDPELLSGALIDVAKHLGNLTFRVWEKMLGMVQYTPVMLDPNTASAYLSLSDDLTTVRCTDTAQNCPDNPERFNPIVIVLGSEGFASGKHSWEVKVGSKTAWDVGVVKESIIRKGSITLSTENGFWVFLLRNGEKYQAGDTVLTLKRKPQSIRVQLDYDRGEVSFFDSSDMAHIHTFEDTFTERLFPYFSPHLKDGGRNDAPLQICPAKVSVTVTSSQ, from the exons ATGCAGCACACAGAGGGGCAGATAAAGGCAGACTTTGAAAAGCTGCACCAGTTCCtacgagaggaagaggaggccagactagctgtactgaaggaggaaggagaggtGAAGAGTCGGATCATGGAGGAGAAATTGGCAGACATCACAAGACACATCTCCACccttacagacaaaatcacCGCTATAGAGAAGGCCATGGGCACTGAAGATGCCTCCTTTTTAAAG agctacCAGAACATCAAAGACAG agcccagtgcacactgcaggacccagagctgctctcaggggcactgatagatgtggccaaacacctgggcaacctgacgttcagagtctgggagaagatgctggggatggtgcagtaca ctcctgtgatgctggaccccaacactgcaagtgcctatctctctctctctgatgatctgACCACTGTGAGATGCACAGATACAGCGCAGAACtgtcctgacaacccagagagGTTTAACCCAATTGTGATtgtgctgggatctgaggggtttGCCTCGGGGAAACACAGTTGGGAGGTGAAGGTTGGGAGTAAAACTGCCTGGGATGTGGGAGTGGTGAAAGAGTCCATCATTAGGAAGGGAAGTAtaacactcagcacagagaatGGATTCTGGGTCTTTCTTCTGAGGAATGGTGAGAAGTACCAAGCAGGAGATACTGTGCTCACACTGAAgaggaaaccccagagcatcagagtgcagctggactatgacaggggggaggtgtccttcttTGACTCCAGTGACATGGCCCACATTCACACTTTTGAAGACACGTTTACTGAGAGATTGTTCCCATACTTCTCTCCTCATTTGAAAGATGGTGGTAGGAATGATGCCCCCCTGCAAATATGTCCCGCAAAGGTTTCTGTAACAGTGACATCATCCCAGTGA
- the LOC133137937 gene encoding zinc-binding protein A33-like: MLGMVQYTPVMLDPNTARAHLSLSDDLTTVRLTDTAQDCPDNPERFKPGVAVLGSEGFASGKHSWEVKVGSKTAWDVGVVKESIIRKGRITLNTEKGFWVFSLRNGDQYRAGGTVLTLERKPQSIRVQLDYDRGEVSFFDSSDMAHIHTLEDTFTERLFPYFSPHVKDDGRNDAPLQICPAKVSVTVTDTDHPSEDV; this comes from the exons atgctggggatggtgcagtaca ctcctgtgatgctggaccccaacactgcacgtgcccatctctctctctctgatgatctgACCACTGTGAGACTCACAGATACAGCGCAGGACtgtcctgacaacccagagagGTTTAAGCCCGGTGTGGCtgtgctgggatctgaggggtttGCCTCAGGGAAgcacagctgggaggtgaaggTTGGGAGTAAAACTGCCTGGGATGTAGGAGTGGTGAAAGAGTCCATCATTAGGAAGGGAAGAATAACACTCAACACAGAGAAAGGATTCTGGGTCTTTTCCCTGAGGAATGGTGATCAGTACAGAGCAGGAGGTACTGTGCTCACACTGGAgaggaaaccccagagcatcagagtgcagctggactatgacaggggggaggtgtccttcttTGACTCCAGTGACATGGCCCACATTCACACTTTGGAAGACACGTTTACTGAGAGACTGTTCCCATACTTCTCTCCTCATGTGAAAGATGATGGTAGGAATGACGCCCCCCTGCAAATATGCCCAGCAAAGGTTTCTGTAACAGTGACTGATACTGATCATCCCAGTGAAGAtgtttga
- the LOC133136772 gene encoding E3 ubiquitin-protein ligase TRIM35-like, whose protein sequence is MAAQALIPEDELRCSVCSDIFKEPVVLKCSHSFCRVCLQRYWKEKGSQNCPICRRKTFSVEEPPVNLVLRSIVESYLKQKTDKETAHKSEARCSLHGEKLLLFCKHDKETLCLVCHTSKKHTNHPVCPVEEAVLDLKEELKPALNLIKEKLKIFTKNERECKKTAEHMRSQTQHTERQIKADFKRLHQFLREEEEARLAVLKEEGEVKSRVMEEKLADITRHISTLTDKITTIQKAMDTEDTSFLKVGASFTDSVLGLSCSSHIEMLTVKQSISGQFQ, encoded by the exons ATGGCAGCTCAAGCTTTGATACCTGAGGATGAGCTCCGTTGTTCTGTATGTtcagatatttttaaagagcctgttgtCCTAAAATGTAGCCATAGCTTCTGCAGAGTGTGTCTCCAGCGGTACTGGAAAGAGAAGGGCTCTCAAAActgtcccatctgcaggagaaagaCTTTCTCTGTGGAGGAACCTCCTGTAAACCTGGTCTTAAGAAGCATTGTGGAATCCtacttaaagcagaagactgaCAAAGAAACTGCACACAAGAGTGAGGCTCGCTGTAGTCTTCATGGGGAGAAACTTCTATTATTCTGCAAACATGACAAAGAAACTCTCTGTCTCGTCTGCCACacttcaaaaaaacacacaaaccacccagtctgtccagtggaagaggcTGTACTGGATCTTAAG GAGGAACTCAAGCCTGCACTTAATctcattaaagaaaaactgaagatcTTTACTAAGAATGAACGAGAGTGTAAGAAAACCGCAGAACACATGAGG AGTCaaacccagcacacagagaggcagataaagGCAGACTTTAAAAGGCTGCACCAGTTCCtacgagaggaagaggaggccagactagctgtactgaaggaggaaggggaggtgaAGAGTCGGGTCATGGAGGAGAAATTGGCAGACATCACAAGACACATCTCCACccttacagacaaaatcacCACAATACAGAAGGCCATGGACACTGAAGACACCTCCTTTCTAAAGGTAGGAGCTTCATTTACTGACAGTGTTCTGGGTTTATCATGTTCCAGTCATATTGAGATGCTCACTGTGAAACAGAGTATCAGTGGCCAGTTTCAATAA